The proteins below come from a single Gimesia alba genomic window:
- a CDS encoding helix-turn-helix domain-containing protein, producing MVSDTEAKAIVSANLTRLLDEQGHSRYWLSKQTGDDQSKISRIISLESIPSAGFLMRAADALDVSLDEIMKENAIA from the coding sequence ATGGTCTCTGACACCGAAGCAAAAGCGATCGTCTCTGCGAATCTCACACGCTTACTCGATGAGCAGGGTCACTCCCGCTACTGGTTGTCGAAGCAAACAGGGGATGACCAGTCGAAAATCAGCCGGATAATCAGCCTTGAGTCCATCCCCAGTGCTGGATTCCTAATGCGGGCAGCGGATGCGCTCGATGTCAGTCTGGACGAGATCATGAAGGAAAACGCTATTGCGTAA